From the Lathyrus oleraceus cultivar Zhongwan6 chromosome 3, CAAS_Psat_ZW6_1.0, whole genome shotgun sequence genome, the window CAGAATTATTGATTCCTAGTTACCGGTAGTTCCATGCAGGACTGGCTACAATTGCATCCTAGGTCGGTCCTTCGTAGCAACCTTGGACGTAGTAGCCTCCCCGGTCCAAGTTGAAGTGCCACGGCGTCCATGACGAGTTAGTGATGATAAACGCAAACCTTTCTGGAGAAAAATGATCTACAAAGATTTGCAGCAAGACCAGAAAGAAGGTGAAGGCAAAGGCATAGAGATCAATGTGGCATTTATGATCGAACAGTTGAGGGACATGAATATCCAACCCCATACAAGTAAGGCATGTCGTCCCGACCAAACAAACAGAGGTGGCTGATCTACACAACACACAAGGTCCAAAGAAGCTAAGGCCCAATAATGACACAACAAAGCATTTCGCGCATAACAGATAGACTATTTTCTCCTATCAAACCAGTAATCCCTCATGTGATTGTTCTGTCAACCGTTCAGACCAATTTGACGGTTGACTGCGTCTCATGTCATTCCACACGCATTCGGTTGTCAACCATTTCTCCTATTTAAAGAGAAAAGTGTAACATTTTACACATATTTAAATTCTTTCTCATTCGAACACGACTTTTCACTCTCATACTAACTTCAGCGTTGGATTATTAATCTTGCATATCAATTCACTCTCCAGTGTATCGGAAACTTTCTGGTCAATTCTAACTCCACTTGAAAACATGTTTTAACTTCTCTTGCCCTTTAGCTAAATAGTTTCTTGTGGTTCACTACAAGTTTTAGAGTATGGTCCCCATATAGTGTTAAAACAAGATAGATAACTATGCCATGGCACACTCATTATCTTCTTCTCTTGTCTCCCTTGAAGTACTTAAGTTATAATCAACTACTATGATTATTGTATATGCAGAAATCCGAGACCAAATAATATGTTTCCATATTTAAATAGTTTATAGTGTTCACAATGCACGCGTACACTTAATTCTATCGATAAAATTAGTACGGAATTCACCAATAACATTCAATGAAATCATAAAACACTTTCACACTTTCACGGTTAAAACATAAAAGTAATTAAGTTAATCTTCAAAGTACAATTCTCGGTTTAATTATTATTTGATCATCACCATGCGTAGATGTGTCAACATCTCTCACTAAATGTTTCTATCAACAAATCAAAGCAatattgtgcaatgttttataAGATTATTTGATGTGATTATGGAATGGCCAGGGGTTAAATGAGAACAGTGATTGTAGCTTATGCATTCAATCTAGGAGACACTTTGTTAATGTGTATGAATACAAAAATCATTAGGGTGTTGATGTTAGGTAAAACTAAACTACATGTAATTGAAGTGGGGTCCATTTGATACTCACCATGTTGTTGCTTTGCAAAAGATAAAATCCTAGAAAGATGTTTCATGAATGCACCCAAAGGAAGGGAACATTGCATTTGGATCTGAACAATGTTGAAAATGGGGCATCTTTTTCACTTTTGACTTCACCTCCTCGTTTCTAGTAAAATAAAACCTCGAAGACATGTGGAATAAAATGTCATCATTAGGCCTCTTGTACCAAATCTTTTTGGTTTTCTTTTTAGAACAAATGAAACTGATCTAGTCGGACTTGAGGATCAGAATACCGATGAAATGTTTGATGGAGACGATTGATCTATAACAATAAAAATAAAGATATATTTCAAACATAGACACATAGAGATATCATGTGCATGATTTTAAgatttaataaaaaatatttttcgaatttattaaataatcaatatatctaatatataataaaatatttatgtttaataaataaaacaaaagtTCTAATTGTTCTACAAAGTTTAATGAAGCGTGTGGCTTAGTTAGAAAAAGAATCAAAAGATATCCCATTGAGAAATGAGAAGATGAAGGACAACTCATAATTCAAAGAAAGGTACACATGATCATCATTATTGAAGTTTGACAGGCAAAAATATGCTTAATAATTCAAGGCAACCCCTATTTTTATAGGACACACTTTATGCTATTTTGGTTTAATAGCTCCTAAGTTATATCATTGCTCAGATTTTAAAAACCACATTACTTTTGGATTAAATCCATAAACAGAAATATAGCCTAATGCTTAGTTTAGCTAGGCTCATCAAAGTTATGAATTTAGATTGTACAATTTACATTCACACTTTGAATTTTCAATTCAATTTATCAATGAGAGAATGTAAAGCATTTAATCTTAATTCCATGATTCAGATCATGACTCTATTAATTAACCGGCATTCGAATCAAATTCTAAAAACTTCTATTCCAACTTTAATTTTTTGACTCGATTTACTAAAGTGAGAATCTGGACTATTTTGTCTGCAAATCATAACTCAACTGAGAAAAACCAATATTATTACGCTGGACGTTAACATTAATATTATAACATTTGCTCTCACATTTGTTTGCGTGAGTTTCTAGTGTTTATTATCATTTCGTCCATAGATAAAAAAAACATGGATTATTCTATCTTGATTCAATAGTTCATATCGCATGATTGTTGACACTCGTTATATACAACTATAGGGAGAAAAAAAAAAGCTTATATCTCCTCAACATCAAGGAACATCATTCAATAGTTCAAATGCCACTATGCTAGCTTTACTCCAAACCAACTAGTTAGTTCCTCATCATCCTAAGAGCCAATTCTTGCAACTCACCCAAGTCATGACTATTACTATTGTTATATGACATTCTTTTCTTAGAGCTATTACAAACTTGAAATAAAAAATCATCTCTACTACTTTGTACATCTTGCATGTTCATCATTCCATCATTATTCATGCTTCCGCTATGATCAACTGATGACTCGAGTGAGCTTTGAGGAGATATAGGGTTCATGTAAGTTGGACAAAAAGGATGATAATTCATTTGTTGTGTTCCAACAACATTATTATCATTATTCCCTGTCcattgattattattattattactattcTCTATGTTTTGTGACAGCTGACATTTCACTTGAATCAGTTGTGTCTGCAAGCATGCTACCTGCATAATTAAAAAGAGAAGAAGTTCCAATAGAATTCATTAACATGATAACAATaaaattttgtttgtttattaaTAATTGACTAATGGAGATTTAATATAGCTAGTGTCAATAAATAATATTCTTTGACTGGCCCTTGAACTATTCAAAAGCCTAAAGAAAAAGACAGAACTAgtgttatatatatataatcacCTCAATAATATTCAAACTTACTAATACTAtatattaaaatataaataattgAAAGTTCGAAAAAAATTCCATGAATGAGTAGCGTCTATCTAAAAATCACTGACACAAACTGACATGTTGACATCAATAATTTATATTGAGATGAATAAGTAGTGTCTATCTAAGAATCATTGACAGATGACACAAACATGAGATACAATACTAATACGGACATGTTGATATCTGTAATAATTTATATTGTGATGAGTAACTATATGAATGATATATGTACCTGTTGTTGTAAGGCAAAAATGTGTGAGACACAGCCATAAACAGGATCTCTAATACGAGCTTGAGCCTCATAAGCAATAGTGACAACAGCTTCACAACGTTCATGAGCTGGTATATGCAAAAGCAGCTTAGAAACATTGCTGGCACCAAAAACTTTATGAATGGCTGCAAATCTTGCAGGGCCTTGTTCTGAGCAGAAGTAAGGTGCGAAAATGCAATCAGGTGCACATTTTCTTCTGAGGAATTTGCATGCTCCACAAGGAGAACCAGTTCCAGAGGTAGTTCCATTTGAAGAAGCCATGATAAGAAAGAGTGTGTTAGGTGTGTGAGAAAGTGAAAAGGAGAAGGGAATAAAAATTTGTAGGCACACGGGCACACTAGGAAATACAAAAATCTGAGAAGGGAGTGAGTGAGATGGAAGTGGGACAATGGGAATAAGAGGCATAAAAGGGTCTTATAAAAAACA encodes:
- the LOC127129033 gene encoding LOB domain-containing protein 16; translated protein: MPLIPIVPLPSHSLPSQIFVFPSVPVCLQIFIPFSFSLSHTPNTLFLIMASSNGTTSGTGSPCGACKFLRRKCAPDCIFAPYFCSEQGPARFAAIHKVFGASNVSKLLLHIPAHERCEAVVTIAYEAQARIRDPVYGCVSHIFALQQQVACLQTQLIQVKCQLSQNIENSNNNNNQWTGNNDNNVVGTQQMNYHPFCPTYMNPISPQSSLESSVDHSGSMNNDGMMNMQDVQSSRDDFLFQVCNSSKKRMSYNNSNSHDLGELQELALRMMRN